Proteins from a single region of Demequina sp. NBRC 110054:
- a CDS encoding 6-phosphofructokinase — MRIGILTGGGDCPGLNAAIRAVVKRGTAQHGCSIVGFMNGWQGVIDGDAKPLTRDDVSGKLVEGGTMLGTARCHPHKVKGGMEAVKDTVQNEKLDGLICIGGDGTLKAAGKVSDAIGIPVIGIPKTIDNDVVGTDAAIGFDTAVTVATEAIDRLHSTAESHNRVMVVELMGRHSGWIAVTAGIAGGADIILAPEEPFDIDKIAKRIKHRHRYKNFSIVAVAEGAIPAEESSWDGKPTIDAKGNPIAGSIGHEVTKAIEARTGFPTRLTVLGYVQRGGIPTAADRLLGTRFGVAAIDGIVAGESHKFTAIQGEHVVLEDFAVMSGKTKWVPENLLQAAREL, encoded by the coding sequence ATGCGCATCGGAATCCTCACGGGCGGCGGAGACTGCCCGGGGCTCAACGCAGCGATCAGGGCGGTGGTGAAGCGCGGCACCGCGCAGCACGGCTGCTCGATCGTCGGCTTCATGAACGGCTGGCAGGGCGTGATCGACGGGGACGCGAAGCCGCTCACCCGCGACGACGTGTCCGGGAAGCTCGTGGAGGGCGGCACGATGCTCGGCACGGCCCGCTGCCACCCTCACAAGGTGAAGGGCGGCATGGAGGCCGTCAAGGACACGGTCCAGAATGAGAAGCTCGACGGCCTCATCTGCATCGGCGGCGACGGCACGCTCAAGGCTGCCGGCAAGGTGTCGGACGCGATCGGCATCCCGGTGATCGGGATCCCGAAGACGATCGACAACGACGTCGTCGGCACCGACGCGGCGATCGGATTCGACACGGCCGTCACCGTCGCCACCGAGGCGATCGACCGTCTGCACTCCACGGCGGAGTCGCACAACCGCGTCATGGTCGTCGAGCTGATGGGCCGCCACAGCGGCTGGATCGCCGTCACCGCTGGTATCGCCGGCGGTGCTGACATCATCCTCGCCCCTGAGGAGCCGTTCGACATCGACAAGATCGCGAAGCGGATCAAGCACCGTCACCGCTACAAGAACTTCTCGATCGTCGCGGTCGCCGAGGGCGCCATCCCTGCCGAGGAGAGCTCGTGGGACGGCAAGCCGACCATCGATGCGAAGGGCAACCCGATCGCCGGCTCGATCGGGCACGAGGTCACGAAGGCGATCGAGGCGCGCACCGGGTTCCCGACGCGCCTCACCGTCCTGGGCTACGTCCAGCGCGGAGGAATCCCGACGGCGGCCGACCGACTTCTCGGCACCCGCTTCGGCGTCGCCGCGATCGACGGGATCGTCGCCGGCGAGAGCCACAAGTTCACCGCGATCCAGGGCGAGCACGTCGTGCTTGAGGACTTCGCGGTGATGTCCGGCAAGACCAAGTGGGTTCCCGAGAACCTCCTGCAGGCGGCACGCGAGCTCTGA